The DNA window TTCTTGTTTATTATAGTATTTTCTTAATAGTAATGATAAACTTTCACTGCACTAAAAAATCCAACAACCCTTTACAATAGGGCGTCCTTTTACAATCTTTTGAACTAATGAGCTTACTCACTAGCGTTAATTCAAATCTGTTCAACAGTCAATTATTGCCTGTTTAATTTAACCTTGTTGCATTTGTTTTTGAATGCAGTGCATGTCTTTCTCAGCACTCTTTATCAAGGCGCACATTCATTTTGTTTTAGTTGAATGTTGGTAATTGGTGTCGTATCGCCTGCAAATACTCATTTTGGTATGTTGGGCTGACGTGTCAGTTTCTCTATTTTGTAACAGGCCAATGACCCGTTGTTTTGTTATTAATAGATGAATACTGTCGCACCGAGCCGCATTATTGCTTATATTGCGCTGACAAACAAGTAGCACGTAGCTAAAAAGTACCTTAAAAAAACCAGAAAAACAGTGATTTGCGGACGTATTCAATCTAAAGGTGGGATATACTATTCATATGAATGAAGAATATAATAATGTGCAATTGCTTGAAATTGACGAAGACAATCAATTTCAGCGTATAGATAACTTCCTAACCAGCAAGCTGAAGGGTGTTCCGAAAAGTATGATTTATCGGATCGTTCGCAAAGGCGAGGTAAGGGTAAATAAAAAGCGTGTAAAGCCTGAGTATAAATTGGCGATAGGTGATGTTGTGCGCGTTCCCCCTGTGCGTACAGCTGTCAAAGAACAAAACAATGTAAACTTGAATAGAGTGTCTACGTTGGAAAGCCACATCATCTTTGAAGATGATCGCATCATCGTGTTTAATAAGCCGACAGGACTTGCAGTGCATGGCGGAAGTGGTCTTAATTTTGGGGTGATTGAAGGTTTGCGAGCATTGCGTCCACAGCACCAGTTTTTGGAATTGGTGCATCGACTCGATCGAGACACATCGGGTTGTTTATTAATTGCGAAGAAACGCTCTGCATTGCGTGATTTGCATGAACAGTTGCGCAGTAAACAGGTTGATAAGCGTTACCACGCGTTGGTCGCCGGTGAGTGGCCTGCTAATTGTTTCAAAGTAGACGCACCGTTGCAAAAAAATGTGTTAAAAAGCGGTGAGCGACTTGTGTCAGTCTCTAATGAAGGTAAACCTTCAGAAACGCGGTTTAGAGTATTAAGAAATTTCACACACTCGACGTTAATTGAGGCAAGCCCTATAACAGGGAGAACACATCAAATTAGAGTGCACTGCTTACACGCCGGACATGCAATTGCAATGGACAGCAAATACGGTGATGACGATTTTGATGCGAAGCTCAAAAAATTGAAGTTCACACGATTGTTTTTGCATGCTAAGAGTCTTTCATTTAACCACCCGGTGAGTAAAGAACGTGTAAGATTTGAAGCAGAGTACGATAGCGCATTGAGCAATTTAATAGAGAAACAAAGCCATGAAATTTGAATACATCATTTTTGATTGGGATGGCACGGTGATGGATTCAGCTGCTAAAATCGTAGCTTGTATGCAAAAAGCAGCTGCAATGGGGCAGATAAATATTCCGACAAAAGAGCAAGTTGAGCACATTATCGGAATCAGCTTGCACCCAGCGATTAAACAATTATTTTCGATAGATGACGATAAAGCGAATGAAATTGTTACACATTATAAGAGTGTATTTCTTGATCAGGATAAAACGGCGTGTCCTTTATTCGCTAATGCGAGTGAAACCTTAACCCACCTTAGCCAAAGCGCGAGATTAGCGGTAGCAACGGGGAAAGCGCGTCGCGGATTAGAAAGAGCTTGGGAGAATACTAATACAAAGCATTTTTTCGAATTATCTCGTTGTGCAGATGAAGCTGAGTCAAAGCCAAGCTCTGACATGCTGCTGCAAATATTAAAAGAGTGGAAGATTGAGCCAGAGCAAGCCTTAATGGTAGGTGATACTGTTTATGACATGCAGATGGCAGAGAACATCGGGATGCCGCGGGTAGGCGTCTCCTATGGCGTGCACGACAAGATTGAATTACTAAAGCACAAACCATTAACTATCATCGATAGTTTAGACATGATGAAGTCGTTTGTTAAATGAAAGATACAAACGACTAGTAGTTAACTACTTCAACAAACTATTATAGCCAATACCAATAAGTATGTTGTTCAATGCAATCAGCGGCAATCCTATTAAAGTGTTCGGATCAGTAGATTCAATCTTTTGAAACAAGGTAATACCGAGACCTTCTACTTTAAAACTGCCTGCACAGTCTAGCGGTTTTTCAATATTGATATAGTTTTCTATTTCATGCTCACTAAGCTCTCTGAACGTTACGTCAACATATTCGGCAATGACCTCGGCGTCATGTTGAGTTGAAAGGCAGCATAAGCCGGTGACGAACCGAACTGACTTTCCTGAGCATGCTGACAATTGTTGAATTGCATTTGCGACAGTTCTTGGTTTTGTTAGTATTTTTACATCAGACAAGCTAATACTACTTCCTTCTTCCTTCATATAGGCAACTTGGTCGGAACCAATAATAGTAGAATTAGGAAAAGACGCTTGTACTGCTAACGCCTTTTGGTAACTGAGTCTTTTGACTAAATCTAAGGGTGGTTCGCCAGCTAGCCGCGTTTCGTCAATGTTAGGCGACTGTGTAGTGAATTGGTGTCCTAATCTCGCCATTTGTAATTTACGATAGGGAGAGGATGAGGCGAGTATCAAACCTTCATTGTTTGTGTCCAAAGTGTATTATTTCCGATTATTTAAAATAAGAAGGGATATTCTAGCGATATTTGCTCTGATTCGCCTAAAAACTTTGACTCAATACATGTAAACCTTTAGAATGCGCGCGCTATGGATAAAGTGAAACTACCCCGATTAATAGATCCACTGAAAAGTGCGATGAAACGCTCAACCTACGTTGGCGTTTATTCTACCTCTTTAATGGAGCGATTCGTCGGGTCTGTAATTGCTTGTGAAGACAACGTTTTCGTGGATGTTAAGTTTTTAAAAGACGCGCAGAGTCTTACTTACTTCCTGGGAACAGCGACGACGCAGGCAACATTGCTTTGCCAGAGATGTAACCATGAATTTTCTCACCCAATTAACGTTGAGTTTTGTTTTAGTCCTGTGCAGGGCACTGATACAGAGGAAGAGTTACCAGAAGCATTTGAACCGGTAGAGGTCAATGACCATGGAGAGATCGATCTACTTCAATTAATTGAAGACGAGTTGATTTTGTCACTACCTATTGTTGCACTTCATGCAGAAGAAAATTGTAGCGTAGGGCCTGATGATATGACATTCGGAATAATCGAACCGGAACAAGAGCGTAAAAACCCATTTGCGGTTTTAAAAGAACTTAAGCGAGACTAGGAGTATAACCTATGGCTGTACAGAAAAATAAAAAGACTCGTGCTAGACGCGGCACGCGTCGTTCACACGATGCATTAACAGGCGCAACTTTATCAGTTGATCAAACGTCTGGTGAAACTCACCTTCGTCACCATGTGACGGCGGACGGTTTCTACAAAGGCAAAAAAGTTATTGCTGATTAATTCGGCGAAAAACATTGTCTGACGTAAAAATTGCATTAGATATCATGGGGGGCGATCACGGCCCCCATGTTCTCTTGTCTGCTGCAGAAAAATCCCTAAAGCAACTTCCCAAACTACACCTTACTATTTGCGGTCATCTAAGCGAGTATGCTCATTTTAAAAACGGGCTAGATGCTAAAACATTGTCACGAGTCGATTTTGTTGATTGCGACGAAGTGGTTACAATGAATGACAAGCCAACAACTGCTCTGCGCAAGAAAAAGCAGTCTTCTATGCGCAAAGTCATTGATTTAGTTCAATCAGGAGACGCACAGGCATGCGTTAGCTCTGGTAATACGGGCGCACTCATGGCCATGGCGTTTTATGTTCTAAAAACGTTACCAGGGATCTCTCGCCCCGCGCTCATCTCATGGCTGCCAAAAGGCCAAGGTAAAAAAGTACTTCTTCTCGATCTCGGTGCTTCGGTTAACTGTGATGCAGAAGGACTATTTCAATATGCTGTTATGGGCTCAGTTCTAGCTGAACAGTGCTCTCACATTCACTCACCTAAAGTTGCTCTTTTAAATGTAGGGGAAGAGGACATAAAAGGGAACACCCTTGTTAAGCATGCAGACCAACTTCTGCGTGATTGTCCTAGCGTTAATTATATTGGCTATGTCGAAGGCGATCAGATTTTTTCTGGTGACGCTGATGTCGTTGTTACTGACGGGTTTACCGGTAACATTGCGCTGAAGTCGAGCGAGGGTATCGCGAAGCTTGTGATCAGCGAAATTAAGCAAGCCACAACCGAAACCCTTTTTGCACGAATATTAAGCAAATTGGCCTTACCACTACTAAAAAAACTCTATCAACGCATGAACCCCGACCAGTATAACGGCGCCAGTCTGATAGGATTGCGCGGAATTGTTGTAAAGAGTCACGGAAACGCTTCGGCAGAAGCTTGTTATTACGCAATAAAACAAGCTTATGAGGAGGCAGAAAATGCGGTTCCAGACAAAATAAAAACAAAAATAGAATCAGTCTTGATGGAGCATTAATTGATATATTCACGATTTATAGGAACGGGAAGTTATTATCCCACCGATGTGCGTTCAAACGCTGATTTGGAAAAAATGGTTGATACTTCAGATGAGTGGATAACAGATCGCACAGGTATTAAAGAGCGTCGAATAATTGGTGAGCATGAAACTGCGGCAACTATGGGAGCTGAAGCTTCAAAAAAAGCGTTAGAAGCGGCAGGAATCGAAGCTAGCGACCTTGATATGATTGTCTGTGCAACAACAAGTGGTCGCTATTCACTGCCAAGTACAGCCTGCGAAATTCAAAAAATTCTCGATGTAGACAATATTCCAGCGTTTGATATTGCAGCTGCTTGCGCTGGCTATTGCTACGCGTTAAGCGTTGCAGACCAATACATAAAAAGCGGTATGGCCAAGCGAATTCTTGTGGTTGGCACCGACTGTCTGAGTCGTCTTATTGACCCTGCCGACAGATCGATGGTCATTTTATTTGGGGACGGTGCTGGCGCAACTATTATTGAAGCCAGCGAAGAGCCTGGAATTCTATCCACACATATTAATGCTGCTGGTTCCCACGGTGATTTGCTGCGAATAGGCAATCCAACGCGCGGCGATGAGCAGTCCGTGCATGAAAATTGGGGCGAAATGAAAGG is part of the Glaciecola nitratireducens FR1064 genome and encodes:
- a CDS encoding beta-ketoacyl-ACP synthase III, with protein sequence MYSRFIGTGSYYPTDVRSNADLEKMVDTSDEWITDRTGIKERRIIGEHETAATMGAEASKKALEAAGIEASDLDMIVCATTSGRYSLPSTACEIQKILDVDNIPAFDIAAACAGYCYALSVADQYIKSGMAKRILVVGTDCLSRLIDPADRSMVILFGDGAGATIIEASEEPGILSTHINAAGSHGDLLRIGNPTRGDEQSVHENWGEMKGNEVFKVAVTKLSQIVIETLEANNLKKSDIDWLVPHQANFRIIKATAKKLNMSLDQVVMTLEKYGNTSAATVPTALDTAIRDGRIKRGQYLLLEAFGGGFAWASALVKY
- the rluC gene encoding 23S rRNA pseudouridine(955/2504/2580) synthase RluC — encoded protein: MNEEYNNVQLLEIDEDNQFQRIDNFLTSKLKGVPKSMIYRIVRKGEVRVNKKRVKPEYKLAIGDVVRVPPVRTAVKEQNNVNLNRVSTLESHIIFEDDRIIVFNKPTGLAVHGGSGLNFGVIEGLRALRPQHQFLELVHRLDRDTSGCLLIAKKRSALRDLHEQLRSKQVDKRYHALVAGEWPANCFKVDAPLQKNVLKSGERLVSVSNEGKPSETRFRVLRNFTHSTLIEASPITGRTHQIRVHCLHAGHAIAMDSKYGDDDFDAKLKKLKFTRLFLHAKSLSFNHPVSKERVRFEAEYDSALSNLIEKQSHEI
- the rpmF gene encoding 50S ribosomal protein L32, with the protein product MAVQKNKKTRARRGTRRSHDALTGATLSVDQTSGETHLRHHVTADGFYKGKKVIAD
- a CDS encoding Maf family protein, which translates into the protein MDTNNEGLILASSSPYRKLQMARLGHQFTTQSPNIDETRLAGEPPLDLVKRLSYQKALAVQASFPNSTIIGSDQVAYMKEEGSSISLSDVKILTKPRTVANAIQQLSACSGKSVRFVTGLCCLSTQHDAEVIAEYVDVTFRELSEHEIENYINIEKPLDCAGSFKVEGLGITLFQKIESTDPNTLIGLPLIALNNILIGIGYNSLLK
- the plsX gene encoding phosphate acyltransferase PlsX, whose amino-acid sequence is MSDVKIALDIMGGDHGPHVLLSAAEKSLKQLPKLHLTICGHLSEYAHFKNGLDAKTLSRVDFVDCDEVVTMNDKPTTALRKKKQSSMRKVIDLVQSGDAQACVSSGNTGALMAMAFYVLKTLPGISRPALISWLPKGQGKKVLLLDLGASVNCDAEGLFQYAVMGSVLAEQCSHIHSPKVALLNVGEEDIKGNTLVKHADQLLRDCPSVNYIGYVEGDQIFSGDADVVVTDGFTGNIALKSSEGIAKLVISEIKQATTETLFARILSKLALPLLKKLYQRMNPDQYNGASLIGLRGIVVKSHGNASAEACYYAIKQAYEEAENAVPDKIKTKIESVLMEH
- the yceD gene encoding 23S rRNA accumulation protein YceD gives rise to the protein MDKVKLPRLIDPLKSAMKRSTYVGVYSTSLMERFVGSVIACEDNVFVDVKFLKDAQSLTYFLGTATTQATLLCQRCNHEFSHPINVEFCFSPVQGTDTEEELPEAFEPVEVNDHGEIDLLQLIEDELILSLPIVALHAEENCSVGPDDMTFGIIEPEQERKNPFAVLKELKRD
- a CDS encoding HAD family hydrolase, translated to MKFEYIIFDWDGTVMDSAAKIVACMQKAAAMGQINIPTKEQVEHIIGISLHPAIKQLFSIDDDKANEIVTHYKSVFLDQDKTACPLFANASETLTHLSQSARLAVATGKARRGLERAWENTNTKHFFELSRCADEAESKPSSDMLLQILKEWKIEPEQALMVGDTVYDMQMAENIGMPRVGVSYGVHDKIELLKHKPLTIIDSLDMMKSFVK